A genomic segment from Streptomyces sp. NBC_00459 encodes:
- a CDS encoding ribbon-helix-helix protein, CopG family — protein MGTNVLSLRIDGELLDRLRDHAAKRGMSVQDYVVQTLIRNDFDERFQSAVEETERFYGVP, from the coding sequence ATGGGGACCAACGTGCTCAGCCTGCGGATAGACGGGGAGCTGCTCGACCGGCTCCGGGACCATGCGGCGAAACGGGGAATGAGCGTTCAGGACTACGTGGTCCAGACGCTCATCCGGAACGACTTCGACGAGCGGTTCCAGAGCGCGGTCGAGGAGACGGAGAGGTTCTACGGGGTGCCGTGA
- a CDS encoding MarR family winged helix-turn-helix transcriptional regulator, with product MPDLTHGDDAAAVNSLRSAVMRLSRRLKHQRVDESLSPTEMSVLGTLARCGSATPGELARKEHVQPPSMTRIVALLEGKGLVRLEPHPEDRRQKVVTQTETAEAMLEESRRRRNAWLAGLVEDLDEDEWAKLRAAAPVLEKLAHL from the coding sequence ATGCCGGACCTAACCCATGGCGACGACGCTGCCGCTGTGAACTCACTGCGCTCCGCCGTGATGCGCCTCTCGCGCCGACTCAAGCACCAGCGCGTCGACGAGTCGCTGAGCCCCACCGAGATGTCGGTGCTGGGCACCCTTGCCCGCTGCGGCTCGGCCACGCCGGGCGAGCTGGCCCGCAAGGAGCATGTGCAGCCGCCCTCCATGACTCGTATCGTCGCGTTGCTGGAAGGCAAGGGCCTGGTCCGGCTGGAGCCGCATCCCGAGGATCGGCGCCAGAAGGTCGTCACCCAGACCGAGACGGCCGAGGCGATGCTCGAAGAGAGCCGCCGCAGGCGGAACGCCTGGCTGGCCGGTCTGGTCGAGGACCTGGACGAGGACGAGTGGGCCAAACTGCGCGCCGCCGCCCCCGTACTGGAGAAGCTCGCGCATCTGTAA
- a CDS encoding MFS transporter has protein sequence MFSSLKVRNYRLFFLGQVVSNIGTWMQRIAQDWLVLSLTGSSTAVGITTALQFLPMLLFGLYGGVLVDRLPKRPTLLVTQTMMAVTGLALAALTLTGGVEVWHVYLAAFAVGLATVVDNPARQSFVSEMVEPGQLQNAVSLNSANFQSARLVGPAVAGVMITGVGTGWAFLVNGLSFVAPIAALLLMRGRELRAVERAPRAKGQLREGLHYVAGRPELVWPIVLVGFIGTFGFNFPVVLSAYADDVFHAGAGAYSLFNTLMAVGSLAGALLAARRGTARLRVLVAAAVAFGALEIVAAIAPSLWLFALLMVPIGIAGLTVNVTANTSVQMATDPAMRGRVMALFMMVFMGGTPLGAPVVGWITDAYGPRVGLAFGGIVATAAALTVGLVLARVGGLKVSADWNSGHPRVSLVKRREEAEQDAKDAQDVQEVQDEGRRETVTSVA, from the coding sequence ATGTTCAGTTCGCTGAAGGTCCGGAACTACCGCCTCTTCTTCCTCGGCCAGGTCGTCTCCAACATCGGCACCTGGATGCAGCGCATCGCCCAGGACTGGCTGGTTCTCAGCCTCACCGGCTCGTCGACCGCCGTCGGCATCACGACGGCGCTTCAGTTCCTGCCGATGCTCCTCTTCGGTCTGTACGGCGGTGTCCTCGTCGACCGGCTGCCCAAGCGGCCCACGCTGCTCGTCACGCAGACGATGATGGCCGTCACCGGCCTCGCGCTCGCCGCACTGACCCTCACGGGTGGCGTCGAGGTCTGGCACGTCTACCTCGCCGCCTTCGCCGTCGGTCTCGCCACGGTCGTCGACAACCCGGCCCGGCAGTCCTTCGTGTCCGAGATGGTCGAGCCCGGACAGCTCCAGAACGCCGTGAGCCTCAACTCCGCGAACTTCCAGTCCGCGCGCCTCGTCGGACCCGCCGTCGCCGGTGTGATGATCACCGGCGTAGGCACGGGCTGGGCCTTCCTCGTCAACGGACTGTCCTTCGTCGCCCCCATCGCCGCCCTGCTGCTCATGCGCGGCCGCGAACTGCGCGCCGTGGAGCGGGCGCCGCGCGCCAAGGGGCAACTGCGCGAGGGCTTGCACTATGTCGCCGGGCGGCCCGAGCTGGTCTGGCCGATCGTCCTCGTCGGGTTCATCGGCACCTTCGGCTTCAACTTCCCGGTCGTCCTCTCGGCCTACGCGGACGATGTCTTCCACGCGGGCGCCGGCGCGTACAGCCTCTTCAACACCCTGATGGCGGTCGGCTCACTGGCCGGCGCCCTGCTCGCCGCCCGGCGCGGTACGGCGAGGCTGCGCGTCCTCGTCGCGGCGGCCGTGGCCTTCGGCGCGCTGGAGATCGTGGCCGCGATCGCCCCGTCCCTGTGGCTGTTCGCGCTGCTGATGGTGCCGATCGGGATCGCCGGCCTCACGGTCAACGTCACCGCGAACACCTCGGTCCAGATGGCCACCGACCCGGCCATGCGCGGCCGGGTCATGGCCCTGTTCATGATGGTCTTCATGGGCGGTACGCCGCTGGGCGCACCGGTGGTCGGCTGGATCACGGACGCGTACGGCCCCCGGGTCGGCCTCGCCTTCGGCGGCATCGTCGCGACGGCCGCCGCCCTGACGGTCGGCCTGGTCCTGGCCCGGGTGGGTGGCCTGAAGGTCTCCGCCGACTGGAACTCCGGACATCCGCGCGTCAGCCTCGTCAAGCGGCGGGAAGAAGCAGAGCAGGACGCGAAAGATGCGCAGGACGTGCAAGAAGTGCAGGACGAGGGCCGGCGGGAGACGGTGACCTCCGTGGCGTGA
- the thpR gene encoding RNA 2',3'-cyclic phosphodiesterase yields the protein MSATSATNTVRLFAAVLPPEDVSEQLADTVAALRRLPGADGLRWTGVPGWHFTLAFYGEVDEDVVPELSERLARAAHRTDAFALAVRGGGQFGHGRALWAGAAGEVNALRLLADRAEAAGRKSGVDMGEHRHYKPHLTVARSREAFEVRPYVEALDTFTSRTWTVDDLALVRSNLPKSGVPGEQPRYEVVARWSLAAAG from the coding sequence ATGAGTGCCACGAGTGCCACGAACACCGTCAGACTGTTCGCCGCCGTACTGCCTCCCGAGGACGTCTCCGAGCAACTCGCCGACACGGTGGCCGCGTTGAGGAGGCTGCCGGGTGCGGACGGGCTGCGCTGGACCGGCGTACCCGGCTGGCACTTCACCCTCGCCTTCTACGGCGAGGTCGACGAGGACGTCGTACCGGAACTGTCGGAGCGGCTGGCGCGGGCCGCCCACCGCACGGACGCGTTCGCACTGGCGGTGCGCGGCGGCGGGCAGTTCGGGCACGGGCGGGCGTTGTGGGCGGGCGCCGCCGGTGAGGTGAACGCGCTGCGCCTGCTGGCCGACCGCGCGGAGGCGGCGGGGCGGAAGTCGGGCGTCGACATGGGGGAGCACCGGCACTACAAGCCCCACCTCACGGTGGCGCGCAGCCGCGAGGCCTTCGAGGTGCGGCCGTACGTCGAGGCGCTGGACACGTTCACGAGCCGCACATGGACGGTGGACGACCTGGCGCTCGTACGCAGCAATCTGCCGAAGTCGGGGGTACCGGGGGAGCAGCCCCGGTACGAGGTGGTCGCCCGTTGGTCCCTCGCGGCGGCCGGTTAG